In Clostridium sp., one DNA window encodes the following:
- the htpG gene encoding molecular chaperone HtpG — MATKQFKAESKRLLDLMINSIYTNREIFLRELISNASDAIDKSYYRSLVDENVNFNKDDFYIRISLDKDKRTFTITDTGIGMTKEELENNLGTIAKSGSLAFKNENEIKDGVDIIGQFGVGFYSAFMVSDQVTVKSRALDSDTAYKWESSGVEGYEIEPCEKETVGTEIILKIKENTEDEKYDEFLDQYKIQSLIKKYSDFIKYPIKMMVKKSRPKKDNDKEYEDYFEDETLNSMVPIWRKNKNELKPEDYEQFYKDKHFGYEKPLKVIHSKAEGLVSYTTLLFIPAKAPYDFYTKEFEKGLELYSNGVLIMEKCADLLPDYFSFVQGLVDSADLSLNISRELLQHDRQLKFIAKKIKDKIKGELLLMMKNDRDKYIEFYNSFGKQLKYGVYSEFGANKDVLQDLLMFYSSTEKKLVSLDEYVSRMKEDQKYIYYAAGENIEKIEKLPQTELVKDKNFEILYFTDDVDEFAIKMLMKYKDKEFKSVSSKDLGFDSDDKESKKETEENKELFDFMKDVLKDKVKEVRASNRLKTHPVCLANEGDLSIEMEKVLNMMPNNQNIKADKILEINTNHEMFKAIKKAFEEDKEKLKMYSNLLYNQALLIEGLPVEDPVQFANDVCCLIK, encoded by the coding sequence ATGGCTACAAAACAATTTAAAGCGGAATCAAAGAGACTGCTTGACTTAATGATTAATTCTATTTACACAAACAGAGAGATATTCTTGAGAGAGCTCATATCAAATGCAAGCGATGCAATCGACAAAAGCTACTATCGTTCACTTGTAGATGAAAATGTAAATTTCAACAAGGATGACTTTTATATTAGGATCTCGCTTGACAAGGACAAGAGGACATTTACAATTACAGATACAGGTATAGGCATGACAAAGGAGGAACTTGAAAATAACCTGGGGACAATCGCAAAGAGCGGATCACTGGCATTCAAGAATGAGAATGAAATAAAAGATGGAGTGGATATAATAGGCCAGTTTGGAGTTGGATTCTATTCGGCTTTCATGGTATCCGACCAGGTAACTGTAAAGAGCCGTGCACTTGATTCAGATACGGCGTATAAATGGGAATCAAGTGGCGTGGAAGGCTATGAGATAGAGCCTTGTGAAAAAGAAACCGTAGGTACTGAGATTATATTGAAAATCAAGGAAAATACTGAAGATGAAAAATACGATGAATTCCTGGACCAGTACAAAATTCAATCGCTGATTAAAAAATATTCAGATTTTATAAAATATCCTATAAAGATGATGGTAAAAAAGAGCAGACCTAAAAAGGACAATGACAAGGAATATGAAGATTATTTTGAAGATGAGACTTTAAACAGTATGGTTCCTATTTGGAGAAAGAATAAAAATGAGTTGAAACCTGAAGACTACGAGCAGTTTTACAAGGATAAACATTTTGGATATGAGAAACCGCTTAAGGTTATACACTCCAAGGCTGAAGGTCTTGTTAGCTATACTACGCTGCTCTTTATTCCGGCAAAGGCACCTTATGATTTTTATACCAAGGAATTTGAAAAGGGATTGGAGCTATATTCGAACGGTGTTCTGATAATGGAGAAATGCGCTGACCTGCTGCCGGATTATTTCAGTTTTGTCCAGGGGCTGGTTGATTCAGCGGATCTTTCCCTGAATATTTCAAGGGAACTTCTCCAACATGACAGACAGCTCAAATTTATTGCAAAGAAAATAAAGGATAAAATAAAGGGCGAGCTTCTCCTCATGATGAAAAATGACAGGGACAAATATATTGAGTTTTACAACAGCTTTGGAAAACAGCTGAAATATGGTGTTTATTCGGAATTTGGAGCCAACAAGGATGTACTTCAGGACCTGCTTATGTTCTATTCTTCTACTGAAAAGAAGCTTGTAAGTTTAGATGAATATGTTTCCCGTATGAAGGAAGACCAGAAATATATATATTATGCAGCTGGTGAGAACATAGAAAAAATCGAAAAACTTCCACAAACTGAGCTTGTTAAAGACAAAAACTTTGAAATACTCTACTTTACTGACGATGTAGATGAATTTGCAATTAAAATGCTGATGAAATACAAGGATAAAGAATTCAAATCAGTTTCAAGCAAGGATTTGGGATTTGACTCAGACGACAAGGAAAGCAAGAAGGAAACTGAAGAGAACAAGGAGCTGTTTGATTTCATGAAGGATGTCTTGAAGGACAAAGTCAAGGAAGTCAGGGCGTCAAATAGATTGAAGACTCATCCTGTCTGCCTTGCAAATGAAGGGGATCTTTCTATTGAAATGGAGAAGGTACTCAATATGATGCCAAATAATCAAAATATCAAGGCTGACAAGATACTTGAGATAAACACGAATCATGAGATGTTCAAAGCCATAAAGAAAGCATTTGAAGAAGACAAGGAAAAATTGAAAATGTACTCAAATCTGCTGTATAACCAGGCACTTTTGATTGAAGGTCTCCCTGTAGAAGATCCGGTACAATTTGCAAATGATGTATGCTGTTTAATCAAATAA
- a CDS encoding deoxyribonuclease IV, producing MKIGSHVSMNGNKMLLGSVEEAVSYGANTFMVYTGAPQNTFRKPLDQLRIDEAVKEMDIHGVSEIVVHAPYIINMGNSIKPATFELGINFLRQEIDRTAAMKKAGNIVLHPGAHVGAGVDMGIKQIIKGLNEVITKDQKVNIALETMAGKGSECGKSFDEIAKIIDGVKYNEKLSVCLDTCHINDSGYDIVNDFDGVLNEFDKIIGIDRLKVIHLNDSKNPRGSRKDRHEMIGFGSIGFDVLCYIANHKDLKNIPKILETPYLSNDKGIKKPPYKYEIDMLKSGTFNGNIKQDIFKN from the coding sequence TTGAAAATAGGTTCACATGTTTCTATGAATGGGAATAAAATGCTTTTAGGCTCTGTTGAAGAGGCTGTCTCATATGGTGCAAATACATTCATGGTTTATACTGGAGCACCCCAGAATACTTTTAGAAAACCTCTGGATCAACTCAGGATTGACGAGGCTGTAAAGGAGATGGATATACATGGAGTTTCAGAGATAGTTGTGCATGCACCTTATATAATAAATATGGGAAATAGTATAAAACCTGCTACCTTTGAGCTTGGAATCAATTTTTTAAGACAGGAGATAGATAGGACTGCAGCTATGAAAAAGGCAGGAAATATAGTACTTCATCCCGGTGCACATGTGGGTGCAGGGGTTGATATGGGTATAAAACAGATTATAAAGGGACTCAATGAAGTCATTACAAAAGACCAGAAGGTTAATATAGCTCTGGAAACCATGGCTGGAAAAGGCTCGGAATGTGGAAAGAGCTTCGATGAAATAGCAAAGATAATAGATGGAGTGAAGTACAACGAAAAACTTTCTGTATGCCTTGATACCTGTCATATAAATGATTCAGGATATGATATAGTAAATGATTTTGACGGAGTATTGAATGAATTTGACAAAATAATTGGAATCGACAGGTTGAAGGTTATTCATCTCAATGACAGTAAAAATCCGCGTGGCTCCAGAAAAGACAGACATGAAATGATTGGCTTTGGAAGTATAGGATTTGATGTACTGTGCTATATTGCAAATCATAAAGATTTGAAAAATATACCAAAGATATTGGAAACACCATATCTTTCAAATGATAAAGGAATTAAGAAACCTCCGTATAAATATGAGATTGATATGCTCAAGTCAGGAACATTCAATGGAAATATAAAACAGGACATATTTAAAAATTAA
- a CDS encoding cell wall-binding repeat-containing protein — MKKIIAVIMLICLIAGVSGSVYAEGDYSVSRIYGKDRYETSQNIAYQFGSEKLENVIVASGTDFPDALSGSLLSKKLNAPILLAGKDTASHESVMNFIKDRLNLDGTVYILGGEASVDKNFYDSLKAAGYKNVRRLGGIDRFETNSMIVDSMNVEKGKPVIFVNGLNFPDALSVSSIAASKSYPIIMSSSEKLYGTTKDILKKILPDKIYVVGGTGVINNGLIDELKATLPALTEDEIIRIGGENRYATSLNLCRYFNLDSDTAIIAGGNNFADALSGSALAAKMNSPIILTDDKDIYEQRQYLDDSNYKKFILLGGTGAISEGIESDLKSRFYISDGSAKALLTDGENAIKDLLDIEVDGNSYIDISGISYAPLKDNTGVNSIYNYLNSNYGLNKYYTDSYINNFISFEFKNINGRTYMRYGNPESAVVLDNCRIIDKRYDDNEVYMTIRGYNYTPEDTVDIDAVLIYNGNKWLIEKFNNWGIE, encoded by the coding sequence ATGAAAAAGATTATAGCTGTAATTATGCTGATATGTTTAATTGCAGGAGTTTCCGGATCGGTATATGCCGAAGGTGATTATTCTGTAAGCAGAATATATGGAAAAGACAGATATGAAACTTCGCAGAATATAGCATATCAATTCGGCAGTGAAAAACTGGAGAATGTAATTGTAGCCAGTGGAACTGATTTCCCGGATGCATTATCTGGCTCCCTATTGTCAAAAAAACTGAATGCACCTATTCTTCTTGCTGGAAAGGATACGGCATCCCATGAAAGTGTCATGAATTTTATAAAGGACAGACTTAACCTTGATGGAACTGTATATATATTGGGAGGGGAAGCTTCGGTAGATAAAAATTTTTATGACAGCTTGAAGGCTGCTGGATATAAAAATGTAAGAAGATTAGGCGGAATTGATAGATTTGAAACAAATTCAATGATTGTGGATTCCATGAATGTGGAGAAAGGAAAGCCGGTAATTTTTGTCAATGGATTGAATTTCCCGGATGCTCTGAGCGTGTCGAGTATTGCAGCTTCAAAGTCATATCCAATTATTATGTCCAGCTCTGAAAAATTGTATGGAACAACGAAGGATATATTAAAGAAAATACTCCCCGACAAAATATATGTTGTAGGAGGAACAGGTGTTATAAATAACGGACTTATTGATGAACTGAAAGCGACCCTGCCTGCTTTGACGGAGGATGAAATAATAAGGATCGGGGGAGAAAACAGATATGCCACGTCTTTAAACTTGTGCAGATATTTTAACCTGGATTCTGATACTGCGATTATTGCAGGCGGCAATAATTTTGCCGATGCATTGTCAGGAAGCGCATTGGCTGCTAAAATGAATTCTCCTATAATATTGACGGATGATAAGGATATATATGAACAGAGGCAATATCTTGATGATTCAAATTATAAAAAATTTATTTTACTCGGTGGTACTGGTGCTATAAGTGAAGGAATTGAAAGTGATTTAAAGAGCAGGTTTTATATTTCTGACGGGAGTGCTAAAGCATTGTTGACAGATGGAGAAAATGCCATCAAGGATTTGCTCGATATTGAAGTGGATGGTAATTCGTATATTGATATTTCAGGGATAAGTTATGCGCCTTTAAAAGACAATACTGGTGTAAATTCCATTTACAATTACTTGAATTCAAATTATGGGCTCAATAAATATTATACTGACAGCTATATAAATAATTTTATAAGCTTTGAATTCAAGAATATAAATGGAAGGACATACATGAGATATGGTAATCCTGAGTCGGCAGTGGTGCTTGATAACTGCAGGATTATAGATAAGAGGTACGATGATAATGAAGTATATATGACTATCAGAGGTTACAATTATACTCCAGAAGATACTGTGGATATAGATGCTGTATTAATTTATAATGGCAATAAATGGCTCATAGAAAAATTCAACAACTGGGGTATAGAATAA
- a CDS encoding N-6 DNA methylase, protein MKNMEVNTVINSTLAELIELAFNCKEGSCGNIILYSEEEYEFLNPVCGDPCFDYFNDICNDIMGRLNSDRFNFKNTDENILGDVYQEFMDKNSRRAAGQFYTPGFIIEYMLKKTVGEADVLENPFVNLADISCGSGHFLIRAYDILKKKFLDNLENLRERYGKKIYVIRGNRSEKRLQGSQYWVEKNVHYHILKYCIYGADIDSFAVQLTRINLLLKDSDNFTDKLNIVQCDSLVRWETVKKRILPLFDFWNTRFDYVVGNPPYVGHKQLDIKYKKWLFNNYGEVFKDKSDLSFCFFCRIREVLNIKGKAAVITSRYFMESPTGKNLRQYLKNKSIIFEIVDFYGAEIFEGAGVAASIYIFGNDRSKNSKENKIQVNKLLKDTFVFDDQADLENTMKTDLFESFHISQHILGDERWILIPENQYEIYRKIIDGTSYRLRDIADSFQGVITGCDRAFVVSNENIARNKIEEELIKKWIKNSNIKKYRVLNSDLNLIYSDLIENEQDYSNSLKFIENYVHKLKNRRECRKGVRKWYQLQWGRDHRLFEQKKIVFSYKGKNNKFALDSDNSYCSADVYSLVLKNEFKNKASLEYLTGVLNSSIYEFYFKLFAKKMGKGIYDYYPNSVMDLRVTLNSNIEKSVSEKVEQILKNFSFMKDANIDEILKEDNLATGYFKIKFNNIRLKKRIYFLEKEIDKVLGDFFCLNDEDFDTIKKVLDLPESEGEVFLSEQESIYYKYIHMNGGYRKADLGELMNILLIYIRQKSIKILKENKRPISLWDIKERFEKELFGFEKIIDVFKITDIKTSSEEVIKKSLNNDSYTWNAYMKDKEKHKTRKTFVKYCKNNYYGLSEWGKINDYK, encoded by the coding sequence ATGAAAAATATGGAAGTTAATACAGTCATCAATTCTACACTGGCGGAATTGATTGAACTTGCTTTTAACTGTAAGGAAGGATCCTGCGGCAATATAATTTTATATAGTGAAGAAGAGTATGAATTTCTCAATCCCGTATGTGGAGATCCATGTTTTGATTATTTCAATGATATTTGTAATGATATTATGGGAAGGTTGAATTCAGACAGATTTAACTTTAAAAATACAGATGAAAATATTCTTGGAGATGTTTATCAGGAGTTCATGGATAAAAATTCCCGCAGAGCTGCAGGACAGTTTTATACACCTGGGTTTATTATAGAGTATATGCTGAAGAAGACAGTTGGTGAAGCAGATGTTCTGGAAAATCCTTTTGTAAATTTAGCTGATATTTCCTGTGGTTCAGGACATTTTTTAATTAGGGCCTATGACATTCTGAAAAAAAAATTTTTAGACAATCTTGAAAATTTAAGAGAAAGGTATGGTAAAAAAATTTATGTTATCAGGGGAAATAGATCGGAAAAACGACTACAGGGAAGTCAATACTGGGTAGAGAAAAATGTCCATTATCATATATTGAAATATTGTATTTATGGTGCTGATATAGATAGTTTTGCAGTACAATTGACAAGGATAAATCTGCTTTTGAAGGATTCTGACAACTTTACGGATAAACTGAATATAGTTCAGTGTGACAGTCTCGTAAGGTGGGAAACGGTAAAAAAGCGAATTTTGCCGTTGTTTGATTTCTGGAATACCAGGTTTGATTATGTAGTTGGAAATCCTCCTTATGTGGGGCATAAGCAACTGGATATAAAATATAAGAAATGGTTATTTAACAATTATGGAGAAGTCTTTAAAGACAAGTCAGATTTATCCTTTTGCTTTTTTTGCAGGATAAGAGAAGTTTTGAATATAAAAGGAAAAGCTGCTGTAATCACATCGAGATACTTTATGGAAAGTCCTACTGGAAAAAATTTAAGACAGTATTTGAAAAATAAGAGCATTATTTTTGAGATAGTAGATTTTTATGGAGCAGAAATTTTTGAAGGAGCGGGAGTTGCAGCTTCCATATATATTTTTGGAAATGATAGAAGTAAAAATAGCAAAGAGAATAAAATACAGGTAAACAAATTGCTGAAAGATACTTTTGTATTTGATGATCAGGCTGACCTTGAAAATACGATGAAAACTGATCTGTTTGAAAGTTTCCATATAAGTCAGCACATTCTGGGGGATGAACGATGGATTTTAATACCGGAAAATCAATATGAAATATATAGAAAGATTATAGATGGTACAAGTTACAGACTTAGAGATATTGCTGATAGTTTTCAGGGAGTGATAACGGGATGCGATAGAGCATTTGTAGTATCCAATGAAAATATTGCCAGGAATAAAATTGAAGAAGAATTGATAAAAAAGTGGATAAAAAACAGCAATATAAAAAAATATAGAGTATTGAACAGTGATTTGAATCTAATTTACTCAGATTTGATAGAGAATGAACAAGATTATAGTAACAGTCTGAAATTTATCGAAAATTATGTTCATAAATTAAAAAATAGGAGGGAATGTAGAAAAGGAGTTAGAAAATGGTACCAGCTTCAATGGGGAAGAGATCATAGACTATTTGAACAGAAGAAAATTGTCTTTTCATATAAGGGAAAAAACAATAAATTTGCTCTGGATTCAGACAATTCGTATTGTAGTGCAGATGTGTATTCATTGGTACTTAAGAATGAATTTAAAAATAAAGCTTCACTTGAGTACTTGACTGGAGTCCTGAATTCAAGTATATATGAATTCTATTTTAAGCTGTTTGCAAAAAAAATGGGTAAAGGTATATATGACTACTATCCAAATTCAGTTATGGATTTAAGAGTGACATTGAACTCTAACATAGAGAAGTCGGTAAGTGAAAAAGTAGAACAAATATTGAAAAATTTCTCTTTTATGAAAGATGCAAATATTGATGAAATATTGAAAGAGGATAATTTAGCAACAGGGTACTTCAAGATAAAATTTAATAATATAAGACTAAAAAAAAGAATTTACTTTTTGGAAAAAGAAATTGACAAAGTACTTGGGGACTTTTTTTGCCTAAATGACGAAGATTTTGATACAATAAAGAAAGTACTTGATTTACCGGAATCGGAAGGCGAAGTATTTTTGTCGGAACAGGAGAGTATCTATTACAAGTATATTCATATGAATGGAGGATATAGAAAAGCGGATTTGGGAGAGCTGATGAACATATTACTTATATATATAAGACAAAAATCCATTAAAATTTTGAAGGAAAATAAAAGGCCTATTTCACTTTGGGACATAAAAGAAAGATTTGAAAAAGAATTATTTGGATTTGAAAAGATAATTGATGTATTTAAAATTACTGATATTAAAACATCATCAGAGGAAGTTATAAAAAAATCTCTGAATAATGATTCATATACATGGAATGCCTATATGAAAGATAAAGAAAAGCATAAAACCAGAAAAACTTTTGTAAAATACTGTAAAAATAATTATTATGGCCTATCGGAATGGGGGAAGATCAATGATTATAAATAA
- a CDS encoding AEC family transporter: MDSLIYSLNATMPVFFVIVIGYILRCIGMLNEGFIEAANKFNFKVTLPILLCTDIGKTNIAENFDGRYILFCAVVTSICFWSIWFFTKKFMKDKNMTGAFVQASFRGSASIMGIAFIQNIYGNSGMAPMMMIGAVPLYNIYSVIVLTFEGRDMEGKNVNIKRTCINIVTNPIIIGIFLGMVVSLLKIHLPMMMDKTLQNFAAMASPLALVTIGAGFEGRKALAKIKPTMIASVIKLVVQAAIFLPVAAYFGFRDQKLVALIIMLASPTTVSCYIMAKSMDNDDILTSSIIVVTTLLSAFTLTFWIFLMKIMGLVV, translated from the coding sequence ATGGATAGTCTCATATACAGTTTGAATGCCACAATGCCTGTATTTTTCGTTATTGTAATTGGATATATATTGAGATGTATAGGAATGCTCAATGAAGGTTTTATAGAGGCAGCCAACAAATTCAACTTTAAAGTTACCCTTCCAATACTTTTGTGTACTGATATAGGCAAGACGAACATAGCTGAAAATTTTGATGGAAGATACATATTGTTTTGTGCAGTAGTTACATCTATTTGTTTCTGGTCCATATGGTTTTTTACTAAAAAATTCATGAAAGATAAGAATATGACAGGAGCTTTTGTACAGGCTTCATTTCGTGGTAGTGCGTCAATTATGGGGATTGCATTTATCCAGAATATTTATGGAAATTCAGGAATGGCACCTATGATGATGATAGGAGCTGTACCTCTTTACAATATATATTCTGTTATAGTACTTACTTTTGAAGGCAGGGATATGGAGGGCAAAAATGTCAACATAAAAAGAACCTGCATAAATATTGTTACGAATCCAATTATTATTGGAATATTTCTTGGAATGGTTGTATCATTGCTGAAGATTCATTTACCCATGATGATGGACAAAACTTTGCAGAACTTTGCGGCTATGGCATCACCTCTGGCGCTAGTTACAATTGGAGCCGGATTTGAGGGAAGAAAAGCGCTTGCAAAAATAAAGCCAACCATGATAGCTTCAGTTATAAAACTTGTTGTTCAGGCTGCTATATTCTTGCCCGTGGCAGCATACTTTGGATTTAGAGATCAGAAGCTTGTTGCTTTGATTATTATGCTCGCTTCTCCGACTACAGTCAGCTGTTATATTATGGCAAAAAGCATGGATAATGATGATATACTGACTTCCAGTATAATTGTCGTTACTACACTTCTTTCTGCATTTACTCTTACTTTCTGGATCTTCTTGATGAAGATTATGGGACTTGTTGTATAG
- a CDS encoding FAD-binding oxidoreductase, translating into MENEVAENLKNISGSDWVINDLSQMRSYLYDETEPLIRPQASEDCVVVKPGSPEEISKILKYANDKLIPVIARGGGTGVVGGSIPTGQSIILSLERLNKLVELDEKNLMITIEAGATLSDLLEILNKQSKLFFPIHPGDEGAQIGGMVVTNAGGSGAVKHGIMRNHVKALEVVLPTGEIVTLGGKLLKNNMGYDLMNMIIGSEGTLGVVTKVTLRLYAKSRHTGTLIVAFDSRRNAADVVPEILQEGITPRAIEYMDRSVTEKSAEDLDMIWQLKKGSVDLMFIIDAADEDELYNNSEKIVEICEKHNALDSVIAETAREQRDILEIRSNVYAPFRDKVSDGLDMAVPPSSVPDFLDDLTRLAEKYNTSIPSVGHIADGNVHNFILSDNGKLPSYYEELKEEMYKTAIKYGGTITAEHGTGKTKKKHMYLQFSPREIDIMRAVKKAFDPNEILNPGTII; encoded by the coding sequence TTGGAAAATGAAGTTGCAGAAAATCTAAAAAATATTTCAGGTAGTGACTGGGTAATAAATGATCTATCACAGATGAGGAGCTATCTTTATGATGAAACTGAACCGCTTATACGTCCGCAGGCATCAGAAGATTGTGTAGTAGTAAAACCTGGTTCACCTGAAGAGATATCTAAAATACTGAAATATGCAAATGATAAATTGATACCTGTAATTGCAAGAGGGGGAGGTACGGGAGTCGTAGGAGGTTCCATACCAACCGGGCAGAGTATAATATTGTCTCTGGAGAGATTGAACAAACTTGTGGAACTCGATGAGAAAAATTTAATGATAACTATTGAAGCTGGTGCTACTCTGTCAGATTTGCTTGAAATATTGAATAAACAGAGCAAACTGTTTTTCCCGATACATCCTGGAGATGAAGGGGCACAGATCGGAGGCATGGTTGTAACAAATGCGGGAGGATCGGGAGCTGTAAAACATGGCATTATGAGAAATCATGTAAAAGCCCTGGAAGTAGTACTGCCTACAGGAGAAATAGTTACTCTTGGAGGAAAATTACTTAAAAACAATATGGGATATGATCTAATGAATATGATTATAGGAAGTGAGGGAACACTCGGGGTTGTTACAAAAGTAACACTGAGGCTGTATGCAAAGAGCAGACATACGGGAACACTTATAGTAGCCTTTGACAGCAGAAGAAATGCAGCAGATGTAGTGCCTGAAATACTCCAGGAGGGAATTACACCGAGAGCAATAGAGTATATGGACAGATCTGTGACTGAAAAATCTGCTGAAGATCTTGATATGATATGGCAGTTAAAAAAAGGATCTGTAGATCTTATGTTTATAATCGATGCAGCTGATGAAGATGAACTTTACAACAACAGTGAAAAGATCGTTGAAATATGTGAAAAACATAATGCTCTTGACAGTGTTATAGCAGAAACTGCCAGGGAGCAGAGAGATATTCTTGAAATAAGGAGTAACGTATACGCTCCGTTTAGAGATAAAGTATCGGATGGATTGGACATGGCAGTTCCACCTTCATCTGTTCCGGATTTTTTAGATGACCTCACGAGACTTGCTGAAAAGTATAATACGTCTATTCCATCTGTAGGACATATAGCAGATGGTAATGTCCATAATTTCATTTTAAGTGACAATGGGAAACTGCCATCTTATTATGAAGAGCTTAAAGAGGAAATGTATAAAACTGCGATAAAATACGGTGGTACTATAACTGCAGAACATGGTACAGGAAAAACAAAGAAGAAACATATGTATTTACAATTTTCACCAAGAGAAATAGATATTATGAGGGCAGTCAAAAAGGCATTTGATCCAAATGAAATTTTAAATCCAGGTACTATAATATAA
- a CDS encoding cold-shock protein, producing the protein MSGTVKWFNGEKGYGFITGEDGKDVFAHFSQINADGYKTLEEGQKVSYDVVQGQKGPQAENITIL; encoded by the coding sequence ATGAGTGGTACAGTAAAATGGTTTAATGGAGAAAAAGGATATGGATTTATTACAGGAGAAGATGGAAAAGATGTTTTTGCACATTTCTCTCAGATAAATGCAGATGGTTATAAAACTCTTGAAGAAGGTCAAAAAGTTTCCTATGATGTAGTTCAGGGACAAAAGGGACCTCAAGCTGAAAATATAACTATTCTCTAA